One genomic window of Clostridium taeniosporum includes the following:
- a CDS encoding LicD family protein encodes MDNTDDILKENYQNKDNNNCEYENLSLRDAQMLMVSILKDVHKICEKHGLKYFLDSGTLLGAVRHKGFIPWDDDMDIGMLRDDYEKFLKIAKDELPSHLFLQTFESDKYYDIYQVPCKVRYNGTVLIEKAIGENEKMHNGVYIDILTYDSLPKYNFVYKVQRAISGTILKSFVRLRDIPEKLTFKNKITFSFYRIITKIFTAKRRRKFFGFLVNWNDKNSKYMGYGVDTAWSEYVYKKEDYFNLIKLEFEGENFYGPKNADAILTQLYGDYMTLPKEEDRVWHAKEIKKIKNS; translated from the coding sequence ATGGATAATACAGATGATATATTAAAAGAAAATTATCAAAATAAAGACAATAATAATTGTGAGTATGAAAATTTAAGTTTAAGAGATGCTCAAATGTTAATGGTAAGCATTTTAAAAGATGTTCATAAGATATGTGAAAAACATGGACTTAAATATTTTTTAGATTCAGGAACCTTATTAGGTGCAGTTAGACATAAAGGTTTTATTCCATGGGATGATGATATGGATATTGGAATGCTTAGAGATGATTATGAAAAATTTTTAAAAATAGCAAAGGATGAGTTACCTAGTCATTTATTTCTACAAACATTTGAAAGTGATAAATATTATGATATTTATCAAGTTCCTTGTAAAGTTAGGTATAATGGAACAGTTCTTATTGAAAAGGCAATTGGAGAAAATGAAAAAATGCATAATGGTGTATACATAGATATACTCACATATGATAGTTTACCAAAGTATAATTTTGTTTATAAAGTTCAAAGAGCAATAAGTGGCACTATCTTAAAAAGTTTTGTTAGATTAAGAGATATTCCAGAAAAGCTAACTTTTAAAAACAAGATTACTTTTTCTTTTTATAGAATAATAACTAAAATATTTACTGCTAAAAGAAGAAGAAAATTTTTTGGATTTTTAGTTAATTGGAATGATAAGAATTCAAAATATATGGGGTATGGTGTTGATACTGCATGGAGTGAATATGTGTATAAAAAAGAAGACTATTTTAATTTGATTAAATTAGAATTTGAAGGTGAAAATTTTTATGGACCTAAAAATGCCGATGCAATTTTAACACAGCTTTATGGAGACTATATGACCTTGCCAAAAGAAGAAGATAGAGTATGGCATGCTAAAGAAATAAAAAAGATTAAGAATAGTTAA